A stretch of Vigna angularis cultivar LongXiaoDou No.4 chromosome 4, ASM1680809v1, whole genome shotgun sequence DNA encodes these proteins:
- the LOC108332180 gene encoding uncharacterized protein LOC108332180, with amino-acid sequence MQPQQSSRIDLGELKAQIVKKLGADKSKRYFYCLNRFLSQKLSKTEFDKFCFRVLGRENLPLHNHFIKSILKNASQAKIPPPIHPSGPQKFGEHASDISPGREDGHEQSVGSFHTQNQKAPVWSNGILQVSPKVRPGIRERKLRDRPSPLGPNGKVDSVSHQSMGTEDCGSKVDMENGILTPCDYQTPMQHLQAVAELPEYERGDADRRPVEKPRIHGKGPAEMSVVEDGEEVDQLNRFGLSKSPLIAPLGIPYCSASVGGARKALPVSSAGYFDSCCDSGRLSDTETLRRRMDQIAAVQGLGAISMECANMLNNMLDVYLKRLIRSCVDLVRARSTNEPRKTPAPRQQMQGKVINGMWPNNHLHVQCDGASAEAVSEHRPPCLVSLHDFKVAMELNRQQLGEDWPLWLEKISMQSFEE; translated from the coding sequence ATGCAACCCCAGCAGAGCTCAAGAATTGATTTGGGTGAATTGAAAGCACAGATTGTAAAGAAGCTTGGAGCGGATAAGTCAAAGCGGTACTTTTATTGCTTGAACAGGTTTTTGAGTCAGAAACTGAGCAAGACTGAGTTTGACAAGTTTTGTTTCCGAGTGCTTGGGAGGGAGAATCTTCCATTGCACAACCATTTTATAAAGTCAATTTTGAAGAATGCCAGCCAAGCCAAGATCCCACCACCAATCCATCCGTCAGGTCCCCAGAAGTTTGGAGAACATGCGTCAGACATATCTCCTGGTAGAGAAGATGGGCACGAACAGAGTGTTGGCAGCTTCCACACTCAGAATCAAAAAGCTCCCGTTTGGTCAAATGGGATTTTGCAGGTATCCCCTAAGGTTAGGCCTGGCATACGTGAGCGGAAGCTGAGAGATAGACCAAGCCCTCTTGGACCAAATGGGAAGGTTGATTCTGTTTCTCATCAATCCATGGGTACAGAAGATTGTGGTAGTAAGGTTGATATGGAGAACGGAATTCTTACTCCTTGTGATTATCAGACACCTATGCAGCATCTTCAAGCAGTTGCTGAGCTACCTGAGTATGAAAGAGGAGATGCTGATCGGCGACCTGTAGAAAAGCCAAGAATACATGGGAAAGGGCCAGCTGAAATGTCAGTTGTTGAAGACGGGGAAGAAGTGGATCAGTTAAATCGCTTTGGCCTTTCTAAAAGTCCCTTGATAGCACCACTTGGGATTCCTTACTGCTCAGCAAGTGTAGGAGGAGCCCGCAAGGCATTGCCAGTGAGTAGTGCTGGCTATTTTGATAGTTGTTGTGACAGTGGCAGGTTGTCTGATACAGAAACACTCAGGAGGCGCATGGATCAGATTGCTGCAGTACAAGGTCTTGGAGCCATTTCTATGGAATGTGCAAACATGTTGAATAATATGTTGGATGTCTACTTGAAACGGTTGATCAGGTCTTGTGTTGATTTAGTTAGAGCTAGGTCTACAAATGAGCCGAGAAAGACCCCTGCCCCCAGACAGCAGATGCAGGGTAAGGTCATCAATGGTATGTGGCCAAACAATCATTTACACGTGCAGTGTGATGGTGCGTCAGCAGAAGCTGTGTCAGAACATAGACCACCATGCTTAGTTTCTTTGCATGATTTTAAAGTTGCCATGGAACTAAATCGACAGCAACTCGGAGAAGATTGGCCACTGTGGTTGGAAAAAATATCCATGCAGTCGTTTGAAGAATAA